A stretch of Geomonas oryzisoli DNA encodes these proteins:
- a CDS encoding endonuclease/exonuclease/phosphatase family protein, whose protein sequence is MPRTFSVMTYNVHSCIGTDRKLSPLRIAEVIDRCNPDIVALQELDAGLPRTQMIDQAHLIAMTLDMSFHFHSSIHLKEGGYGNAVLSRGDVRLIKAGAVPTDPLHPSFERRGAVWAEVTLRGHAIQVLATHFGLNRGERVKQARTMTGHEWLDHPECLHPVVLCGDFNAMAGSYVYRLLTRQLHDVQRGVKGRLPRGTWPSQLPFIRIDHMFVSRDLKVRQVWVPRTPLTRVASDHLPLVVTLELP, encoded by the coding sequence ATGCCCAGAACCTTTTCCGTGATGACCTACAACGTCCACAGTTGCATCGGAACCGATCGCAAACTATCCCCGCTGCGCATCGCGGAGGTGATCGACCGGTGCAACCCGGACATCGTCGCGCTGCAGGAGCTCGATGCCGGACTGCCGCGCACCCAGATGATCGACCAGGCCCACCTCATCGCCATGACGCTGGATATGTCCTTTCACTTCCACTCCTCCATCCACTTGAAAGAGGGAGGGTACGGCAACGCGGTGCTCAGCCGCGGCGATGTCCGCCTCATCAAGGCGGGCGCGGTCCCCACCGACCCGCTGCACCCCTCGTTCGAGCGGCGCGGCGCGGTCTGGGCCGAGGTCACCCTGCGCGGTCACGCCATTCAGGTGCTGGCCACCCATTTCGGGCTCAACCGGGGTGAACGGGTTAAACAGGCACGGACCATGACCGGCCACGAATGGCTGGATCACCCGGAATGCCTGCACCCGGTGGTCCTGTGCGGCGACTTCAACGCCATGGCCGGTTCCTACGTATACCGGCTGCTGACCCGGCAGTTGCACGACGTGCAGCGCGGCGTCAAGGGGCGCCTGCCAAGGGGGACGTGGCCCTCCCAGCTCCCGTTCATACGCATCGACCACATGTTCGTCTCGCGCGACCTGAAGGTCCGCCAGGTGTGGGTACCGCGCACGCCGCTCACCAGGGTCGCCTCCGATCACCTGCCGCTGGTGGTCACGCTGGAGTTGCCATGA
- a CDS encoding carotenoid biosynthesis protein gives MTHILDIAVGTFTMRPYVFAFFAVYLVAAVLHLGWKKTIWFTVCGYLVAFASEFSSINNGFPYGWYYYVDATRDRELWIAGVPFFDSLSYVFLTYCSYATALLILAPAKRVKGDLVLLETGRIRRSFAVLLLGSLFQVFLDIVTDPVALQGSRWFLGRIYGYREVGTHFGIPMSNYFGWWLVSALLVLVLQLIDRMGSGKERPAGVGAAPYRALYGPFLYLCVIAFNLGVTFYIGENLMGLTGIFIFTLPVVMALVLFRQKLDRYHKDELAAHLADYPWSPAGSGHNART, from the coding sequence ATGACCCACATCCTCGATATCGCGGTCGGGACCTTCACCATGCGTCCCTACGTCTTCGCCTTTTTCGCCGTCTACCTGGTGGCGGCGGTGCTGCACCTGGGGTGGAAAAAGACCATCTGGTTCACCGTGTGCGGCTACCTGGTCGCCTTCGCCTCGGAATTTTCCTCGATCAACAACGGCTTTCCCTACGGCTGGTACTACTACGTCGACGCGACCCGCGACCGCGAACTCTGGATCGCCGGCGTCCCCTTCTTCGACTCGCTTTCCTATGTATTTCTGACCTACTGCAGCTATGCCACCGCCCTCCTTATCCTGGCGCCGGCCAAGCGGGTGAAGGGGGACCTCGTTCTCCTCGAGACCGGCCGCATCAGGCGCTCTTTCGCCGTACTGCTGCTCGGCTCGCTGTTCCAGGTCTTCCTCGACATCGTCACCGACCCGGTGGCGCTGCAGGGGAGTCGGTGGTTCCTGGGGCGGATCTACGGCTACCGCGAGGTCGGCACCCACTTCGGCATCCCGATGTCCAACTACTTCGGGTGGTGGCTGGTGAGTGCTCTGCTGGTCCTGGTGTTGCAACTGATCGACCGCATGGGCTCCGGGAAGGAGCGCCCAGCCGGGGTTGGTGCGGCGCCCTACCGCGCGCTGTACGGCCCCTTTCTCTATCTCTGCGTGATCGCCTTCAACCTCGGCGTCACCTTCTACATCGGGGAGAACCTGATGGGGCTCACCGGGATCTTCATCTTCACCCTGCCGGTGGTGATGGCCCTGGTGCTGTTCCGGCAGAAGCTGGACCGCTACCACAAGGACGAGCTCGCCGCCCATCTGGCCGACTATCCCTGGTCCCCGGCCGGCTCCGGTCACAACGCCCGCACCTGA
- a CDS encoding cytochrome P460 family protein: MKKTISILTLATVLGAAGAACAADQGALPRNYESWEKSKARIITDKKSMFYGIHYIYVNKKAMGTYKAGGANYPDGSRFVAVNYSIKEEGGKQVPGKKTMIVMMQRDKKAQETGGWRFVGFTPDGKNSGLDGKRDCFGCHEKDAKERAFVLSRYADFK, translated from the coding sequence ATGAAAAAAACGATTTCCATCCTCACCCTCGCAACCGTTCTCGGTGCTGCCGGCGCTGCCTGCGCCGCCGACCAGGGGGCGCTCCCCAGGAACTACGAGAGCTGGGAAAAGAGCAAAGCCAGGATCATCACCGACAAGAAGTCGATGTTCTACGGCATCCACTACATCTACGTGAACAAGAAGGCGATGGGCACCTACAAGGCCGGCGGCGCCAACTACCCGGACGGGAGCCGTTTCGTCGCCGTCAACTACTCCATCAAGGAGGAGGGTGGCAAGCAGGTGCCGGGCAAGAAGACCATGATCGTCATGATGCAGCGCGACAAGAAGGCGCAGGAGACCGGCGGCTGGCGTTTCGTCGGCTTCACCCCCGACGGCAAAAACTCCGGGTTGGACGGCAAGCGCGACTGCTTCGGTTGCCACGAAAAGGACGCCAAGGAGAGGGCGTTCGTCCTTTCCCGCTACGCCGACTTCAAGTAG
- a CDS encoding MlaE family ABC transporter permease has product MTQVFEPLGKRVLYFYQVLGEMTILMGKVVYFIREAPRNIPSILTQMAIVGWDTLPVASVMAFFVGMVLALQTGVELQKYGGQNIIGAIVGHSMVRELGPVMTSFLVAGRCGSAMAAELGVMTVYEEIDALKTLDIDPVRYLAMPRFIACIICVPALVLYSDLIGIIGGALISNLHPQIFVSYATYYDSLTAALKMKEIGIGLTKSMCFGGIIALVCCYVGFATSGGARGIGQSTTRSVVLSFMLILVADYVLTRLLM; this is encoded by the coding sequence GTGACCCAAGTTTTCGAACCGCTAGGCAAGAGGGTGCTCTACTTCTACCAGGTGCTGGGGGAGATGACCATCCTCATGGGCAAGGTCGTGTACTTCATACGCGAGGCGCCCCGCAACATCCCGAGCATCCTGACCCAGATGGCGATCGTCGGCTGGGACACCCTTCCCGTCGCCTCGGTCATGGCCTTTTTCGTGGGGATGGTGCTCGCCCTGCAGACCGGCGTCGAGTTGCAGAAGTACGGCGGACAGAACATCATAGGCGCCATCGTCGGCCATTCCATGGTGCGCGAGCTCGGTCCGGTCATGACCAGCTTCCTGGTTGCCGGGCGCTGCGGCTCCGCCATGGCCGCCGAATTGGGCGTCATGACCGTGTACGAGGAGATCGACGCGCTGAAGACGCTGGACATCGACCCGGTGCGCTATCTCGCCATGCCGCGCTTCATCGCCTGCATCATCTGCGTCCCGGCCCTGGTGCTCTATTCGGACCTGATCGGCATCATCGGCGGCGCGTTGATCAGCAACCTGCACCCGCAGATCTTCGTCTCTTACGCGACCTACTATGACAGTCTCACCGCCGCCCTCAAGATGAAGGAGATCGGCATCGGCCTCACCAAGTCCATGTGCTTTGGCGGCATCATCGCCCTGGTCTGCTGCTACGTCGGCTTCGCTACTTCGGGGGGCGCCAGGGGGATCGGTCAGTCCACCACCAGGTCCGTCGTGCTCTCGTTCATGCTGATCCTGGTCGCCGACTACGTGCTGACCAGGCTGCTCATGTAG
- a CDS encoding M16 family metallopeptidase: MSTSSTYPKLRLSTLSNGVRVVSQQIQGMQSAAIGIRIDSSTRNEEPETGGASHFIEHLLFKGTPSRSADQITDEFNSIGARANAYTSQEEVFYYATSLASIIPATFEILADMFVHSSLPEEEVEKERGVVLQEILMNQDNPSRFIYNQFHQGFWQGHPLGTPILGTAETIGAISRGRLMEHKLANYLTNATIVSVAGNVEHDSIVEQAERLLGELPTGTPRTSKPRPDYRVSVGQNVHYQRAMEQTHFYMGYPLPPAGNEHRHKLAVFNQVLGSGMNSRLFREVRERRSLAYTVYSMMSSYTDSAGLMIYAGTGPERAQEAVNVCHGEVLRFCEEEVTEEVLVAAKEQIRCARLMALDDCETQVRRISNTTSLLGAPEPIEFSLEGIAAVSAEEVRDVARLLFSDVVPRVESVGPGAGPGLPR; the protein is encoded by the coding sequence ATGTCTACTTCGTCGACTTACCCCAAGCTTCGCCTCAGCACGCTGTCCAACGGGGTGAGGGTGGTCAGCCAGCAGATCCAGGGGATGCAGAGCGCAGCGATCGGCATCCGCATCGACAGCAGCACCCGCAACGAGGAGCCCGAGACCGGCGGCGCCTCCCATTTCATCGAACATCTCCTCTTCAAGGGGACGCCCAGCCGCAGCGCCGACCAGATCACCGACGAGTTCAACAGCATCGGTGCGCGGGCCAACGCCTATACCAGCCAGGAGGAGGTCTTCTACTACGCCACCTCGCTCGCCTCCATCATCCCGGCCACCTTCGAGATACTGGCCGACATGTTCGTCCACTCCTCGCTTCCCGAAGAGGAGGTGGAGAAGGAGCGCGGCGTGGTGCTGCAGGAGATCCTGATGAACCAGGACAACCCGAGCCGGTTCATCTACAACCAGTTCCACCAGGGGTTCTGGCAGGGGCACCCGCTCGGCACCCCGATCCTCGGGACCGCGGAAACCATCGGCGCCATCTCGCGCGGGCGCCTGATGGAGCACAAGCTCGCCAACTACCTCACCAACGCCACCATCGTCTCGGTGGCCGGGAACGTCGAGCACGACAGCATCGTTGAGCAGGCCGAGCGCCTTTTGGGCGAGCTCCCGACCGGCACGCCCCGCACCAGCAAGCCACGCCCCGACTACCGGGTCTCCGTCGGGCAGAACGTGCACTACCAGCGTGCCATGGAGCAGACCCACTTCTACATGGGGTATCCGCTGCCGCCGGCGGGGAATGAGCACCGGCACAAACTGGCGGTCTTCAACCAGGTGCTGGGCAGCGGAATGAACTCGCGCCTGTTCCGCGAGGTGCGCGAGCGCAGGAGCCTTGCCTACACCGTCTACTCCATGATGTCCTCCTACACCGACTCCGCCGGCCTCATGATCTACGCCGGTACCGGCCCGGAAAGGGCCCAGGAGGCGGTTAACGTCTGCCACGGCGAGGTGCTGAGGTTCTGCGAGGAGGAGGTGACCGAGGAGGTCCTGGTGGCCGCCAAGGAGCAGATCCGCTGCGCGCGTCTCATGGCGCTGGACGACTGCGAGACCCAGGTCCGCAGGATTTCCAACACCACCTCGCTTCTGGGTGCGCCTGAGCCGATCGAGTTCTCCCTGGAGGGGATCGCGGCGGTCAGCGCCGAAGAGGTGCGGGACGTCGCCCGGTTGCTGTTCAGCGATGTGGTGCCGAGGGTGGAATCGGTGGGACCCGGAGCAGGTCCGGGACTGCCGCGCTAG
- a CDS encoding 3-isopropylmalate dehydratase large subunit, with product MGMTTAQKIFAAHLVDEPFAGTKVLGIDVVMCHEITTPIAIADLMARGKDRVFDNTKIKAVIDHVTPSKDSKTATQAKMLRDWARRHDIKDFFDIGANGVCHALFPEKGFIRPGNTVIMGDSHTCTHGAFGAFAAGVGTTDLEVGILKGVCAFREPKTIRINLNGTLPKGVYAKDAILRVIGELTVNGATDRVIEFGGPIVDAMTMESRMTLCNMAIEAGGTSGICAPDRVTVDYLWPFISDSFASKEAAVAEYSKWASDADAEYDKVIDLDLSDLAPLCTFGYKPDQVKSIDEMAGQPVDQVYLGSCTNGRLEDLRVAAQILKGKKIAPTVRGILSPATPQIYKDAVAEGLIQIFMDAGFCVTNPTCGACLGMSNGVLAEGEVCASTTNRNFMGRMGKGGMVHLLSPATAAASAIEGKLADPRKYL from the coding sequence ATGGGTATGACTACGGCTCAAAAGATATTCGCGGCCCATCTGGTTGATGAGCCTTTTGCTGGAACCAAGGTGTTGGGTATCGACGTGGTGATGTGCCATGAGATCACCACCCCGATCGCCATCGCCGACCTCATGGCTCGCGGCAAGGACCGGGTCTTCGACAACACCAAGATCAAGGCGGTCATCGACCACGTGACGCCGAGCAAGGACTCCAAAACCGCCACCCAGGCCAAGATGCTCAGGGACTGGGCGCGCCGCCATGATATCAAGGACTTCTTCGACATCGGCGCCAACGGCGTCTGCCATGCGCTCTTCCCGGAGAAGGGTTTCATCCGCCCGGGCAACACCGTGATCATGGGTGACTCCCACACCTGCACCCACGGGGCCTTCGGCGCCTTCGCCGCGGGCGTCGGCACCACCGACCTCGAGGTCGGCATCCTGAAGGGGGTCTGCGCCTTCCGCGAGCCCAAGACCATCAGGATCAACCTGAATGGCACCCTCCCCAAAGGGGTCTACGCCAAGGACGCCATTCTGCGCGTCATCGGCGAGTTGACCGTTAACGGGGCCACCGACCGCGTCATCGAGTTCGGCGGGCCGATCGTCGACGCCATGACCATGGAATCCAGGATGACCCTGTGCAACATGGCCATCGAGGCGGGCGGCACCTCCGGCATCTGCGCCCCCGACCGCGTCACCGTGGACTACCTCTGGCCCTTCATCTCCGACTCCTTCGCTTCCAAGGAAGCGGCCGTTGCCGAGTACAGCAAGTGGGCCTCCGACGCCGACGCCGAGTACGACAAGGTGATCGACCTCGACCTCTCCGACCTGGCCCCGCTCTGCACCTTCGGCTACAAGCCGGACCAGGTGAAGAGCATCGACGAGATGGCCGGCCAGCCGGTGGACCAGGTGTACCTCGGTTCCTGCACCAACGGCCGTCTCGAGGACCTGAGGGTGGCGGCCCAGATCCTCAAGGGGAAGAAGATCGCCCCGACCGTGCGCGGCATCCTCTCCCCGGCAACCCCGCAGATCTACAAGGACGCGGTCGCCGAGGGGCTGATCCAGATCTTCATGGACGCCGGCTTCTGCGTCACCAACCCGACCTGCGGCGCCTGCCTGGGCATGAGCAACGGCGTCCTCGCCGAGGGGGAGGTCTGCGCCTCCACCACCAACCGCAACTTCATGGGCCGCATGGGCAAGGGGGGCATGGTGCACCTGCTCTCGCCGGCAACCGCCGCCGCCTCCGCCATCGAAGGGAAGCTTGCCGACCCGCGCAAGTACTTGTAA
- a CDS encoding MlaD family protein translates to MALSVEKKVGMFFVFGLIILGVLLEVGEKWNPFEKKIMYRTYLTSITGLKVGDPVRLAGVDVGRITKIIVLNDKIEIDFEVKPGTRIKVDTVAGLRLTNLLGGQFLGLSFGSPNAALLPEGGTVRGKDVANIDIIVDNLSDVVKDTKVLINSLNKNQEDVLKKVSGMLDENRGNLRDAISNISSITGKMDRGEGSLAMLLNDKKLYDDASSAVSSLKVVSTKIEKGEGTLGKLVNDETVYNDASALIKDLRSGVKDLNAGMKDVKDITAKINKGEGTLGKLVYDESLYTELRDASKNVKEITQKINSGQGTIGKLVNEDQLYRDTTATLKKAERAMEGLGDTGPISVLGSIVGTLF, encoded by the coding sequence ATGGCTCTGTCAGTAGAGAAAAAGGTCGGCATGTTCTTCGTGTTCGGTCTCATCATCCTGGGCGTGCTGCTCGAGGTTGGGGAGAAGTGGAACCCCTTCGAAAAGAAGATCATGTACCGGACCTACCTTACCAGCATCACCGGCCTCAAGGTGGGCGACCCGGTCCGCCTGGCGGGGGTTGACGTCGGCCGCATCACCAAGATCATCGTCCTGAACGACAAGATCGAGATCGATTTCGAGGTGAAACCCGGCACCCGCATCAAGGTCGACACCGTCGCCGGCCTGAGGCTGACCAACCTCCTGGGCGGGCAGTTCCTGGGGCTTTCCTTCGGCTCGCCCAACGCCGCGCTGCTCCCCGAGGGGGGGACGGTGCGCGGCAAGGATGTCGCCAACATAGACATCATCGTGGACAACCTCTCCGACGTGGTGAAGGACACCAAGGTCCTCATCAACAGTCTGAACAAGAACCAGGAGGACGTGCTCAAGAAGGTGTCGGGGATGCTGGACGAGAACCGCGGCAACCTGAGGGACGCCATCTCCAACATCAGCAGCATCACCGGCAAGATGGACCGCGGCGAAGGCTCGCTGGCCATGCTCCTGAACGACAAGAAGCTCTACGACGACGCCTCCAGCGCCGTGAGCAGCCTCAAGGTGGTCTCCACCAAGATCGAGAAGGGAGAGGGGACGCTCGGCAAGCTGGTCAACGACGAGACCGTGTACAACGACGCCTCCGCCCTGATCAAGGACCTGAGGAGCGGGGTGAAAGACCTGAACGCGGGCATGAAAGACGTGAAGGACATCACCGCCAAGATCAACAAGGGCGAAGGGACTCTCGGCAAGCTGGTCTACGACGAGAGCCTCTACACCGAACTGCGCGACGCCTCCAAGAACGTGAAGGAGATCACCCAGAAGATCAACTCCGGCCAGGGGACCATCGGCAAGCTGGTCAACGAGGACCAGCTCTACCGCGACACCACCGCCACGCTCAAAAAGGCCGAGCGCGCCATGGAGGGGTTGGGTGACACCGGCCCGATCTCGGTGCTCGGCTCCATCGTCGGGACCCTGTTCTAA
- a CDS encoding 3-isopropylmalate dehydratase small subunit translates to MKTFGGPALFLDRSDINTDEIIPAKYLTEITKEDLKPYLLEDLKLPGFDPKSDKTFGAGAVVTRANFGCGSSREHAPWVFEVNGINVVIAQSFARIFRQNMFNCGMAAIELSPEKIDQLFSYAGAADATIEVDVANTTLTIKGGGREESMQFEISPFDKALVLAGGWVDYADSKY, encoded by the coding sequence ATGAAAACATTTGGCGGCCCGGCCCTTTTCCTGGACCGTAGCGACATAAACACCGACGAGATCATCCCGGCCAAGTACCTCACCGAGATCACCAAGGAGGACCTGAAGCCTTACCTGCTGGAGGACCTCAAACTCCCGGGCTTCGACCCCAAGAGCGACAAGACCTTCGGCGCCGGCGCCGTGGTGACCCGCGCCAACTTCGGCTGCGGCTCTTCCCGCGAGCACGCCCCCTGGGTTTTCGAGGTGAACGGCATCAATGTGGTCATCGCCCAGTCATTCGCCAGGATCTTCCGCCAGAACATGTTCAACTGCGGCATGGCGGCCATTGAGCTCTCCCCGGAGAAGATCGACCAGCTCTTCAGCTACGCAGGCGCCGCCGACGCCACCATCGAGGTGGACGTCGCCAACACAACCCTCACCATCAAAGGGGGGGGCAGGGAGGAGTCGATGCAGTTCGAAATCTCTCCTTTCGACAAGGCGCTGGTTCTTGCCGGTGGCTGGGTCGACTACGCGGACAGCAAGTACTGA
- a CDS encoding leucyl aminopeptidase — MRVAISTAKPLEHATPALVLGCFEDEKDRLYQECDSALDGLLGRLAVSREFTGKNGSARLLHTLGKLPAERLVLVGLGKKKDMSAERLRQGAGNAVAALRGARVASFSSALQLAVTLPDATENAAIGMLLGSYSFEQYKTREKEERFGFDTMTVLLPSDQEQAGREALERAQIICDGVMLARDLVAHPGNVVTPAYLARAAGELAERNGLECRVYELDELEQMGMNALVGVGKGAAIPPRLIVVQYHGGKGRPVALIGKGITFDSGGISIKPGAGMEAMKTDMAGSAAVLGTLEAAARLKLPVNLVGVIPTAENMPDGNAFKPGDVLTSCSGTTIEITNTDAEGRLILCDALHFARKEFKPAAMVDLATLTGACVVALGHEASGLMGNDQRLVDALKRAGDETGERVWPLPLWDEYGEVMKSDIADLKNAGSRDGGAISAGWFLKQFVGDTRWAHLDIAGTAWNDKARPYGPKGATGVGVRLLVEFLQAR, encoded by the coding sequence ATGAGAGTCGCAATCAGCACAGCCAAACCGCTTGAACACGCCACCCCCGCCCTGGTCCTGGGCTGTTTCGAAGACGAGAAGGACCGGCTGTACCAGGAGTGCGACTCCGCCCTGGACGGCCTGCTGGGCCGCCTGGCGGTCAGCCGCGAGTTCACCGGCAAGAACGGGTCCGCGCGCCTTTTGCACACGCTGGGCAAGCTCCCGGCCGAGCGGCTGGTGCTGGTCGGACTGGGTAAGAAGAAGGATATGAGCGCCGAGCGCCTGCGCCAGGGGGCTGGAAACGCCGTCGCCGCGCTACGCGGTGCGCGGGTCGCCTCGTTCAGCAGCGCGCTGCAGCTCGCCGTCACCCTCCCCGACGCCACCGAAAACGCAGCCATCGGGATGCTGCTCGGCAGCTACAGCTTCGAGCAGTACAAGACCAGGGAGAAAGAGGAGCGCTTCGGCTTCGACACCATGACCGTGCTGCTCCCCTCCGACCAGGAGCAGGCGGGGCGTGAGGCGCTGGAACGCGCGCAGATCATCTGCGACGGCGTGATGCTGGCGCGCGACCTGGTCGCCCACCCCGGCAACGTGGTGACGCCGGCCTACCTCGCCCGGGCCGCCGGCGAACTGGCCGAGCGCAACGGCCTGGAGTGCCGGGTCTACGAGCTGGACGAGCTGGAACAGATGGGGATGAACGCGCTGGTCGGCGTCGGCAAGGGAGCGGCCATCCCGCCGCGCCTGATCGTCGTGCAGTACCACGGCGGCAAGGGGCGCCCGGTGGCGCTCATCGGCAAGGGGATCACCTTCGATTCCGGCGGCATCTCGATCAAGCCAGGCGCCGGCATGGAAGCGATGAAAACGGACATGGCCGGCAGCGCCGCGGTGCTGGGGACCCTGGAGGCGGCGGCACGGCTCAAGCTGCCGGTGAACCTCGTGGGGGTGATCCCGACTGCCGAGAACATGCCCGACGGCAACGCCTTCAAGCCCGGCGACGTGCTCACCTCCTGCTCCGGCACCACCATCGAAATCACCAATACGGATGCCGAGGGACGCCTGATCCTGTGCGACGCGCTCCACTTTGCCCGTAAGGAGTTCAAGCCCGCCGCCATGGTGGATCTCGCCACCCTTACCGGCGCCTGCGTGGTCGCCCTGGGGCACGAGGCAAGCGGCCTCATGGGCAACGACCAGCGCCTGGTGGACGCCCTGAAGCGGGCGGGCGACGAGACCGGCGAGAGGGTCTGGCCGCTGCCGCTTTGGGATGAGTACGGCGAGGTGATGAAGAGCGACATCGCCGACTTGAAGAACGCAGGCAGCAGGGACGGCGGTGCCATCAGCGCCGGGTGGTTTCTGAAGCAGTTCGTCGGCGACACCCGCTGGGCCCACCTGGACATCGCCGGCACGGCCTGGAACGACAAGGCCCGCCCCTACGGCCCCAAGGGCGCCACCGGCGTCGGCGTCAGGCTGCTCGTCGAGTTCCTGCAGGCACGATAA
- a CDS encoding phospholipase D-like domain-containing protein has protein sequence MNILKAGTNCMGIYGVEETGVLVDAEDYYRAFYHTALAARSYLLLAGWQFDSEVRLLRGDEEHGSVGDTRFLQFLERLCQANPQLSIYILAWDFSAVFSLEREWFQDIIFNWTTNKRMHFRFDSVHATGATHHQKFVIADGSVAYLGGMDICSSRWDDRRHLKENPDRVDVDGTRYGSYHDIQTYHTGEVVTVLLDLFRQRWRDSGGGELRLKQAGSLTPSLSAGAFPLPANRVALCRTVARTPLTDQREVHEIRHLFVDAIMAAQNLIYLENQYFSSQVVFWSLVARMSMADRPPLQIIMMLPDRLPLTEELFLGLPQMRMIRALQQVAQQTGHRLSVYSSAEMDHGTRKMTFIHSKLLLVDDRFMTIGSANATNRSLGLDTELNVAWEAGLCGGEEEMIGAIRGLRASLLAEHAGLLGSGEDWRFEEVESLSRTLEHLADDRDARLCRYQPDTTFENSDLPDVLEPIQRVVDPEHPMGNEFIFESLTKSELGSFARGIFKLSQMIIGL, from the coding sequence ATGAATATTCTGAAGGCGGGCACGAACTGCATGGGCATCTACGGCGTCGAGGAGACGGGGGTCCTGGTCGATGCTGAAGACTATTACCGCGCCTTTTATCACACGGCCCTGGCGGCACGCAGCTACCTGCTGCTGGCGGGGTGGCAGTTCGATTCGGAGGTCCGCCTGTTGCGGGGAGACGAGGAACACGGCTCGGTCGGCGACACGAGGTTCCTGCAGTTTCTGGAACGGCTCTGCCAGGCGAATCCACAGTTGAGCATCTACATCCTGGCCTGGGACTTCAGCGCCGTATTCTCCCTGGAGCGTGAGTGGTTCCAGGACATCATTTTCAACTGGACCACCAACAAGCGCATGCATTTCCGCTTCGACAGCGTCCACGCCACCGGCGCCACCCATCACCAAAAATTCGTGATCGCCGACGGCAGCGTAGCCTACCTCGGGGGGATGGACATCTGCTCGTCGCGCTGGGACGACCGCCGTCACCTCAAGGAGAACCCGGACCGGGTCGACGTCGACGGCACCAGGTACGGCTCCTACCACGACATCCAGACCTACCACACCGGAGAGGTCGTCACGGTCCTCCTCGACCTGTTCCGCCAGCGCTGGCGCGACTCCGGCGGCGGCGAACTGAGGCTCAAGCAGGCAGGTTCCTTGACGCCGTCACTCTCTGCCGGCGCCTTCCCCCTTCCCGCGAACAGGGTGGCGCTCTGCCGCACCGTGGCACGGACCCCGCTCACCGACCAGCGCGAGGTCCACGAGATCAGGCACCTCTTCGTCGACGCCATCATGGCTGCGCAGAACCTCATCTACCTTGAAAACCAGTACTTCAGCTCCCAGGTGGTGTTCTGGTCGCTGGTGGCCCGGATGAGCATGGCGGACCGCCCTCCCCTGCAGATCATCATGATGCTCCCGGACCGGCTGCCGCTCACCGAAGAACTGTTCCTGGGGCTACCCCAGATGCGCATGATCCGGGCCCTGCAGCAGGTGGCGCAGCAGACCGGGCATCGCCTGAGCGTCTATTCGTCGGCCGAGATGGACCACGGCACCAGGAAGATGACCTTCATCCACTCCAAGCTGCTCCTCGTCGACGACCGTTTCATGACCATAGGTTCCGCCAACGCCACCAACCGCAGCCTGGGGCTGGACACGGAGCTCAACGTGGCCTGGGAAGCGGGTCTGTGCGGCGGGGAAGAAGAGATGATAGGGGCGATCCGCGGCCTGCGCGCCTCCCTGCTGGCCGAGCACGCGGGTCTCCTGGGCTCGGGCGAGGATTGGCGCTTCGAGGAGGTGGAGAGCCTGAGCCGGACCCTGGAGCACCTGGCCGACGACCGCGATGCCCGCCTCTGCCGCTACCAGCCCGACACGACCTTCGAGAACAGCGACCTTCCCGACGTACTGGAGCCGATCCAGCGGGTGGTGGACCCGGAGCACCCCATGGGCAACGAATTCATCTTCGAGAGCCTCACAAAATCCGAGCTCGGATCCTTCGCAAGGGGTATATTTAAATTAAGCCAGATGATCATCGGGCTTTAA